AGATCCCCTGTTCACGGGCATTTTGATAATACTCCTATCACTGTCACGCTGGAAGCAGTCCGCAACGACCGTAGCCCTGCTGACCCTGTTCTGCTACCCGATGATTTGCGGGGCTATGGGCCTTGTTGCAGAACGCAAAATCAGCTCAATACTGCCACCGGCCTTAAACCATCGCGTGATCCCCGAGCTCGGCACCCCTTTTTACTGGAAGGTAATTGCGATAAATCCAGGCTCATACAAAATGGCGAGGTTTTTCCTCCCGGGAATGAAAATTGAGGGGCCGGAATACGAATTCGCAAGGGCAAACTTCTTAAAAACGGCAGAAAAGGATGCATCCATTCCCAGGACCCTCAGGGTTTATGATTGGTTTGCTATATTTCCTTTTCAAACTTCTGCAACCAATCCCCATAAAAATCTCATATTAGGGGATCTCAGATTTGTAAGCACCTGGCGTGTCCCGGAAAAGGTTCAGGATATTCCCTTTTCGCTGGTTGTTTCCCTGGACGATAGCGGAAAGATAAAAGAAGCTTATTTTATCGAATAAAAAAGGCCCCTTCGGGCCTTTCTTTTTCCTCGCAGGCTTTCATATATGATACACCGCTATAGACTGTTAACGTCGATATTTCTTATGAACCGCTTTACATCTTCCATCCACTGCTCAAGCCAGGCTTCTCTGTCTATTGACCGATCCTTTCCTTTTTTCTCTTCTTCCGGCGCAACACCGGTCACATTTTCCCCGGCGGGAGCTTCTGAAGCAGTATATACATCCCTGCCGTTCGATTCAAAGCTTATATTCTTCACCCAATC
This Thermodesulforhabdus norvegica DNA region includes the following protein-coding sequences:
- a CDS encoding metal-dependent hydrolase; translated protein: MDPITHGVSGLIGAKFLKLKFTIPARYGWLFFVGALLPDIDNIAGFFGREAYIVHHRGFTHSLFFALFFPALVALLLRLLSSKWNVLTTWITLTTAMFIHIFLDVITSYGTQIFLPFSRHRFALDWVFIVDPLFTGILIILLSLSRWKQSATTVALLTLFCYPMICGAMGLVAERKISSILPPALNHRVIPELGTPFYWKVIAINPGSYKMARFFLPGMKIEGPEYEFARANFLKTAEKDASIPRTLRVYDWFAIFPFQTSATNPHKNLILGDLRFVSTWRVPEKVQDIPFSLVVSLDDSGKIKEAYFIE